Genomic DNA from Methylocystis sp. MJC1:
CCGCGTAGTTCCGTAAAGCATCCTCATTTTCAAAAATCGAAACGACCATCAGGTGGTAATTTTTACGCCGATCCAGATTCCAGTCTGCTTTCCAAAAGAGAATGCCGGCGTCACGGCCGCCGCAATTATTCCCGAGCTGACGGAAATTAAATAGCGCCTCTTCTCGCGCAGCCTGCGAAAGCTCCGAGTAAAACGATACCAGGACCACATGCGTTAATTGTGTGGAGCTCATTTTTTGGTTCATCCGCTGAGTAGCTGAACCCATCGCCTTGCGCGTTGTAAG
This window encodes:
- a CDS encoding Dabb family protein translates to MSSTQLTHVVLVSFYSELSQAAREEALFNFRQLGNNCGGRDAGILFWKADWNLDRRKNYHLMVVSIFENEDALRNYAAHPKHKDFASSLSKMADWIVGDIAVGLPID